CAgactgggggaggtggggggacaTGGAGTCAGATTGGGGGAGAGATGGGGCAGATTGGGGAGATGGCAGACTGGGGGAAATGGCAGAGTGGGAGAGACGGGAGGACATGGAGTCACACTGGGGAAGAGAGGGGCAGATTGGGGAGATGGCAGATTGGGTGAGATGGGGCAGACTGGGGGACATGGGGCACATGGAGTCAGTTTGGGAAAGGTGCAGATTGGGGAGATGGCAGACTGGGGGAAATGGCAGAGTGGGAGAGACAGGAGGACATGGAGTCACACTGGGGAAGAGAGGGGCAGATTGGGGAGATGGCAGATTGGGTGAGATGGGGCAGACTGGGGGACATGGGGCACATGGAGTCAGTTTGGGAAAGGGGCAGATTGGGGAGATGGCAGACTGGGGGAGATGGGGCAAATTGGGGGAGATAGAAGATTGGGAAGATGAAGCTATGATGGGGCAGATCCTGGGAGATGGAGGGACATGGAGTCAGATTGGGGGAGAGATGGGGACAGACTGGGGGAGATGGGGCAATGGGGGCAGATTGGGGGAGATGGGGAAGTAGGGGGACGATGGGGGCGGTCAGAGGCAAGCACGTGCCAGGGGCAGGGGCGCTGCGTGGGGGGTGGTGGGAGAGGGGTGCTCCCTGCGCGTTCGGGAGCTGCCGAGAGCCACGCAGCTTGTGCAGCTGGACCGGAAGCCCTGGCGGCCAGAGCAGCCTcgtgggaggggccaggggcggCAGCGGGGTCCCCTGACCCTCCCCCCGCCGAAGCCCCGCCCTCCCCGCGCCGAGGTCCTGCCTCTGCAGCGCGCGGTGGCGTCACCGTCCAGCCGGCTGGATCTGGTTCCAACCGCGCCGGGCCGGCTGGGCATGCGCGGTGTGCGGGCGCTGCGGGGGCTGCTGGAGGCACGGTCTGGGCGGTGCGCACTGCGGCTGCATCCCTGCCCCGGCGCCGTCCGTGCCCGCGGGACCTGACAGCCGGGGCAGAGGTCAGTGCGCGGGGCCGTGGCCCGGACCCGGCCTACGGGGACGGGAGGAGATGGGAGAGGGGCCCGCCCCGCGGCGGCAGGTGGGCGCTCCCGCGGGAGGCCTGGGCGTCCGAGCGTTGTTGCAGACCCCGTTCCTCCCTGCAGAGCACGGGCAGGCCCTGGACAAcccctctcctcccactctcctgAGGACGCGAGACCCGGCCGCGGGAGGCAGGATGGGGGTCCAGGCCCTGTGGACGCTGTGGGAGCGGCCAGGGTCCCCAGCCGCGAGGCAGCCACCGGGGAGACTCGAGCTGTGTGGATCCCGGGAGGTCTGGAGCCGCCAGGTGACCCTGAGCGCCCCTCCCCGGGGAGGGCCCGTGCCACCCGCAGTGCCGCC
This Callithrix jacchus isolate 240 chromosome 2, calJac240_pri, whole genome shotgun sequence DNA region includes the following protein-coding sequences:
- the CHLSN gene encoding protein cholesin isoform X2 — its product is MGQWGQIGGDGEVGGRWGRSEASTCQGQGRCVGGGGRGVLPARSGAAESHAACAAGPEALAARAASWEGPGAAAGSPDPPPAEAPPSPRRGPASAARGGVTVQPAGSGSNRAGPAGHARCAGAAGAAGGTVWAVRTAAASLPRRRPCPRDLTAGAEGGAVLRAVQDAEPELSPEEQRALERKLKKERKKKERQRLREAGIVAQHPPARHSGSQLALDYLCGWAQKHENWRFQKTRQTWLLLHMYDSDKVPDEHFSTLLAYLEGLRGRARELTVQKAEALMRELDKEGVGGRDPILPGRAQRIRQVLQLLS